The following nucleotide sequence is from Planctomycetota bacterium.
CGGCCGCGCCGCCTTCGTCGAGCCCGTCGGTGTTGCTCGTGCTGACGAGCAGGTATTGTGAGTCGTCGCCGTCCGCGGTGAGTTCGGTTTCCAGATCGACAATGCGCAGGTCCTTGTCGCGCAGCCGCTTGAATCCGCCGGGCACGTGTTGGGCCAGCGCGGCGAGCGTGCCCTTGTCGTCCGACAAAAGGCGGAGGATCACGCGGTTGCCGGTGACGTCTTCGACGTCGAGATCCTCGACATCGCCGAGGTGTCGAAAGCCTTCCCGTTCGAGGTCGCGCTGAAGGTTGTCGTACCACGCCCGGTCGAAGCCGGTCAGGTCGGTGACTTCGCGGAACTCGTGATCGCGCATGTAGAGCCGGCCGCGACGATGGCCGGCCGGGTGGCGGCCGGTACCACGCATGTTGGAGAGAATGAACGACACCACACCGAGCGTGCCGAAGAGCAGCATGAACCCGCCCGCGACCTGGTAGCCCGTCGAGGTGGCCTGCACGATGCGGAAGAGCCCGAAGGTGCAGAAGCCCAGATGGACCGGCAGCATGTACCAACGCTGTCTGAGCATGGCCAGAAGCGTAGGGGTGTCAGTCGATGGGGCCGGCAACGTGCGGCCGTGCCCAGAGCAGACCGATGATGATCAGGCCGATTTGCACAATGCCGCCGATGACGATCGGCCACGATGGAAAGTCGTCGAGCATCGCTCCGAACTGCTGCACCTGTTGGTCCGAGAGTGCGGCGAACATGTTGTCCTCGGCAAACAACGGCGTGACTGTGATCGACAACGCCCAGAGAAGCAGCACGACCGCCGCGATGATCCAGCCGGCGAAGTTACGTTGCCAGACCAGCCACGCCGCAAGCAAGAGCAGCGCGGCCCCGAGCGCCAAACCGATCATGGCCGGAGCTCCGGTTAGATATGTCGCGAACGCCGGCAGGATCGGGTTGACGATGCTCGTCAAGCCGAACAAAGCGGCGAGCGCGAGCCACACCGCCAACGCCAACGCCGGGATCGGCAAGTGCGCGCCGAAGTACCCGCGTGGGTCGCAGCGTTCCAACGCGTCGGCGACATCCTGACGGCGGAAATACAACGCATACATCAACGGCAACCCGACGCCGAACAGCAACGTGAAGACGCCCCCGACGATCATGCCGACCATCATCGCCTGATCCTGGCTGAACGGCGTGTTGGGATTTGTGCCGACGTCGGTCGAGGCGGTGGCCGGGATGGACCATGTCGATACCACGCCGATCACCCTGGCGAGGCCGAAGCCGACCGCCGGGACCGAGATCGCCAGCGTGTACGGCCGAACCCAGCGTTGCCCACGCACCATGCCGATGCCGCCGGCGGTCAACACAATGGCCGCGACGAGGTAAATGGCCATGGCCGCGATGATCTGGCCGATCATTACGGTGTCGACGCCCGGCGAACCGGTCTGCTGCGCTGCCGCGTACAAGCCGATCGGCGAGGCAATCGTGATGCAACCCGATAGCGCGGCGAGGATCAACGTGATGACGCCGTACGCGATCATCGCACCCGGCGGGCCGGGCTTGACGTTGGCACTGCGGTACTCAAGCGGTTCGGTCATGCCGGTAGCGTACCGGATGGGTCCCGCGCCGCCTTCTCCAGCCGACGTTCGAGGAACTGAACGTGTAGCCGAAGGTCGTATAGCTCGTCCATGTAGCTCAGCGGAACGTTGACCCGGGCGATCTCGCGGTCGAGCTCGGCGACATCCGCGCGAAGCTTGTCGAGGTCGGCATCGTGTCGCAATTGCTGGCTGATGTCGTTGAGCCGTTTGTACCAACGGTAAATACGCCGCCGAACTCGCCAGCGATACGTCGGCGGCGCGATGCGCAACAGCGGAATCAACAGTCCGAGCAACGGGAGCATCAGGATGAGCAGTCGATCGATCAGCGACGCCGCCCAGAACGGCAGTCGGCGGTGCAGGAAGTTGGGGCCGTTGCGTAGGGCGTAGTCGGCGGCGTCGGACATGGCGACATCGCCGACGCTGCGACGGGGATAGGTGCCGGGCGGATCGAGCGCGTCGCCCTTGCCGTGGATGCTGGTGGCGGCGTAAATGCCGAGCGTGGCGATGCCCGAGTGCGTGTCGGCGCTGGCCATGAGCACGGCGGCGGGCGCGACCAGCCGGGTGTCGCGGCGGGGCAGGTCGGCCGCGAGATCGACCGCCCCCTCGTGAAGCGTGATCGGCCGCAGGAAGCGGAACCTGCCCGCAAGTGCTTCGGCCCGCCGAAAGTCCGCCAGCTCGATGCCCGGACTCGAAAGCAATTTGGAGACCGTCGGCCCGTCGGGGCTGAGCACGAAGAACGCCGCGTCGAGTTCGCCGTCGATCAATGCCTGGGTCGCGTCACTGCTACCGAGATCGACGCGCTCGGCGTTGACGCCAACGGCATCGAGCAGCGCCGTCGCGATCGGCCGGGTTCCGCTGCCGGGCATGCCCACCGCGACTCGTCGGCCTTCGAGCCGGGACAACTCGAAGTCGGCCGCCGGGATGCCCCGCAAAAACAGCATCACCGGCTCGGCGTACACGTCGGCCAGCGCGACGAGTTGCTCACGGTGTTCGGCGCGGACGGTCCCGCCCTGCACAAAGGCAAGGTCCGCCTCACCGGCGAGAAGTTTTTCGATGTTCTCGACGCTGCCGGCCGTCTCCAGCAAGGTGACGCCCACGCCCCGGTCGGCGAACTCAGTGGCGTATTGCTCGGCAAACGCGTGATACGCACCGCCTGGCGCGCCGGACGCGAACGTGATCGCGCCCGGCGGCGCCGGCTCGACGAACCACCACGCCAACGCAAACCCAAGCAGCGACAGGAGCACGGTCGGGCCCCAGATCGTCAACCAGCTCCAACGCGATTCCAGCTTTGCCGACACGCACGCATTATCCCGGTTTATTATCATTCCGCCATGTAGCTTCTGTTTTGGTTCGTGGTTCTGGGGGGTTCAGTCGTGATGCTCTGGCGATTTGATGG
It contains:
- a CDS encoding TAXI family TRAP transporter solute-binding subunit, producing the protein MSAKLESRWSWLTIWGPTVLLSLLGFALAWWFVEPAPPGAITFASGAPGGAYHAFAEQYATEFADRGVGVTLLETAGSVENIEKLLAGEADLAFVQGGTVRAEHREQLVALADVYAEPVMLFLRGIPAADFELSRLEGRRVAVGMPGSGTRPIATALLDAVGVNAERVDLGSSDATQALIDGELDAAFFVLSPDGPTVSKLLSSPGIELADFRRAEALAGRFRFLRPITLHEGAVDLAADLPRRDTRLVAPAAVLMASADTHSGIATLGIYAATSIHGKGDALDPPGTYPRRSVGDVAMSDAADYALRNGPNFLHRRLPFWAASLIDRLLILMLPLLGLLIPLLRIAPPTYRWRVRRRIYRWYKRLNDISQQLRHDADLDKLRADVAELDREIARVNVPLSYMDELYDLRLHVQFLERRLEKAARDPSGTLPA